A genomic region of Arachis hypogaea cultivar Tifrunner chromosome 5, arahy.Tifrunner.gnm2.J5K5, whole genome shotgun sequence contains the following coding sequences:
- the LOC112803120 gene encoding WPP domain-interacting protein 2, with product MDLGSESVEENEVTHDGIENGTKDEGSSGFGDGNSDANTEKADQPGTVVQVACEEAVNPKVTPTKGFGLRKWRRIRRNVVKDPNVSVDSSKVLKRGLSGGNNLNEMRDVKEKSDGSPNMFENPGFSDVYSIPGSSPDSRYAVGSGFAVGTDSENSEDRSSKSSTAASEPKLKYEKSRSKNVNLKNLANLTQRVQQGNARVESNKKPGGGGKVKMEKENSVSSVESDSRSSNFKQGYFTVTSNGYGEHSGRPTGQDDGNTSEGVHANEHFSGGVQSRCGNKNMGEDEENIATNSSWDATEEKSVNNHSSTNEDPLIGSISSLQAIQEALEEEVLKLKEMEIEVVSPDDDSTKCSSASAGTTLLDAGLHKPYLSGQSDAAEAKQTATSSLELEVLSLTQNVNILESKLEGLQGMLALKDSRIAELENALNSGRSPKEESASTIGISEEKRREEECELEGLFLQKIEAEVEYLAITKVMQNLKSKADCQRTLLEEQEKLSENQAQVLNEVVEAENRASVLKKKAEELEKGDSLVVEESFVLQKRVCKVTFCLFVQFMLLVLFFWVFVSQLSFSSEVIVPT from the exons ATGGATTTGGGAAGTGAATCTGTGGAAGAAAATGAAGTGACTCATGATGGAATTGAGAACGGGACTAAGGATGAAGGTTCCTCTGGATTCGGTGATGGAAATTCTGATGCTAACACTGAGAAAGCGGATCAACCGGGAACGGTTGTCCAAGTGGCTTGTGAAGAAGCTGTGAATCCCAAAGTGACGCCAACAAAGGGGTTTGGATTGAGGAAATGGAGGAGAATTAGGAGGAACGTTGTTAAGGATCCGAATGTGAGTGTGGATTCAAGTAAAGTCCTCAAGAGGGGCTTGTCTGGCGGTAACAATTTGAATGAAATGCGTGATGTTAAGGAAAAGAGTGATGGGTCTCCAAATATGTTTGAAAATCCTGGGTTTTCTGATGTCTATTCGATCCCTGGTTCTAGTCCTGATTCTAGATATGCAGTTGGCTCTGGTTTTGCTGTTGGGACTGATTCGGAGAATAGCGAGGATCGCAGTAGCAAGTCTTCAACGGCAGCTAGTGAGCCCAAGTTGAAGTATGAAAAGAGCCGAAGCAAGAATGTTAATTTAAAGAATTTAGCCAACTTGACTCAACGGGTTCAACAAGGAAATGCAAGGGTCGAAAGCAATAAGAAACCCGGAGGAGGTGGAAAAGTTAAAATGGAAAAGGAAAATTCTGTTTCTAGTGTGGAATCCGATTCAAGAAGCTCCAACTTTAAGCAAGGCTACTTTACAGTTACTAGTAATGGTTATGGAGAACATAGTGGTAGGCCCACTGGTCAGGATGATGGTAATACTAGTGAAGGCGTTCACGCCAATGAACATTTCTCTGGAGGTGTTCAAAGCAGGTGTGGCAACAAAAACATGGGTGAAGATGAAGAGAACATAGCTACAAATTCGTCATGGGATGCTACAGAAGAAAAAAGTGTGAACAACCATTCTTCAACCAATGAAGATCCCTTAATTGGGTCTATAAGTAGCCTTCAGGCTATCCAGGAAGCACTTGAAGAAG AAgtcctgaaattgaaagagatGGAGATTGAAGTTGTCTCACCAGATGATGACTCAACCAAGTGTAGCAGTGCATCTGCTGGCACCACACTTCTTGATGCAGGACTTCATAAGCCATACTTATCTGGTCAATCTGATGCAGCAGAAGCTAAGCAGACTGCTACAAGTTCCTTGGAACTTGAGGTATTGAGCCTGACTCAAAATGTAAATATTTTGGAAAGCAAGTTGGAGGGATTACAGGGCATGCTTGCACTGAAGGATTCCAGGATTGCTGAGCTTGAAAACGCCCTAAATAGTGGTAGGTCTCCTAAGGAAGAATCTGCTAGCACCATTGGTATTTCAGAGGAAAAACGCAGAGAGGAAGAGTGCGAGCTCGAGGGCCTTTTTCTACAGAAGATTGAAGCTGAAGTTGAATACCTGGCCATCACAAAGGTGATGCAAAACTTGAAGTCCAAGGCAGATTGTCAACGTACATTACTTGAAGAACAAGAAAAGCTCTCTGAAAATCAAGCACAGGTTCTCAACGAGGTGGTAGAGGCAGAGAACAGGGCTTCAGTGTTAAAGAAGAAAGCAGAAGAGTTGGAAAAGGGTGATAGTTTAGTAGTTGAGGAGTCTTTTGTGCTTCAGAAGAGAGTGTGTAAGGTTACATTTTGTCTTTTCGTACAATTCATGTTGTTAGTGTTGTTCTTTTGGGTTTTTGTGTCACAGTTATCTTTCAGTTCTGAGGTGATTGTACCAACATGA
- the LOC112803121 gene encoding uncharacterized protein gives MHHSSLFTYYSSLAKMASSLSFLVLLFGALILSPQGFARVPAVPVHESPNDTPSPVFKSPNNSPSPVFESPNKTPSPVFKSPSNSPSPTFKSPNNSPLKKAPIFESPNKTPSPVFESPNKTPSPVFKSPNNSPSPVFESPNKTPSPIYESPNNSPSPVFESPNKTPSPVFKSPSNSPSPTFKSPNNSPLNKAPVFESPDKTPSPVVKSPSNSPSPTFKSPNNSPLNKAPIFESPNKTPSPVFESPNKTPSPVFKSPSNSPSPTFKSPNNSPFNKAPVFESPNKTPSPVFESPNKTPSPVFKSPSNSPSPAFKSPNNSPFNKAPIFESPNKTPSPVFESPNKTPSPTLKSPNNSPLNKAPIYESPNNSPFKAPYGTPN, from the coding sequence ATGCATCACTCATCACTCTTCACTTATTACTCATCACTAGCTAAGATGGCTTCCTCCTTATCTTTTCTAGTGCTGCTCTTTGGAGCTCTGATCCTAAGCCCACAAGGGTTTGCTAGGGTTCCTGCAGTACCTGTTCATGAGTCACCAAATGACACACCATCACCTGTTTTTAAATCTCCAAACAACTCCCCATCACCTGTTTTTGAATCACCAAACAAGACACCATCACCTGTTTTCAAGTCTCCAAGTAACTCACCATCACCTACTTTCAAGTCTCCAAACAACTCACCATTGAAAAAGGCACCTATTTTTGAGTCGCCAAACAAGACACCATCACCTGTTTTTGAGTCACCAAACAAGACACCATCACCTGTTTTCAAGTCTCCAAACAATTCGCCATCACCTGTTTTCGAATCTCCAAACAAGACACCATCACCTATTTATGAATCACCAAACAATTCACCATCACCTGTTTTTGAGTCACCAAACAAGACACCATCACCTGTTTTCAAATCTCCAAGCAACTCACCATCACCTACTTTTAAGTCTCCAAACAACTCACCATTGAACAAGGCACCTGTTTTTGAGTCACCAGACAAAACACCATCACCTGTTGTCAAATCTCCAAGCAACTCACCATCACCTACTTTCAAGTCTCCAAACAACTCACCATTGAACAAGGCACCTATTTTTGAGTCGCCAAACAAGACACCGTCACCTGTTTTTGAGTCACCAAACAAAACACCATCACCTGTTTTCAAATCTCCAAGCAACTCACCATCACCTACTTTTAAGTCTCCAAACAACTCACCATTCAACAAGGCACCTGTTTTTGAGTCGCCAAACAAGACACCGTCACCTGTTTTTGAGTCACCAAACAAAACACCATCACCTGTTTTCAAATCTCCAAGCAACTCGCCGTCACCTGCTTTCAAGTCTCCAAACAACTCACCATTCAACAAGGCACCGATTTTTGAGTCACCAAACAAGACACCATCACCTGTTTTTGAGTCTCCAAACAAGACACCATCACCTACTCTTAAGTCACCAAACAACTCGCCACTCAACAAAGCACCTATTTATGAGTCACCAAACAACTCACCATTTAAGGCTCCTTATGGCACTCCGAATTAA
- the LOC112804064 gene encoding uncharacterized protein, which yields MKIQRAKKEAWEYLAKWRRDAWSRAFFPTQQKCDNICNNACEVFNARIKEARAKPIITLLEEVRMYIMRTIARNKMKFKNHVGLLPPIQRSRLEKIRNASKNWLPMWSGDANYEQFEVHRWPTNMVVDLGKAICTCGLWQLSEMPCVHACASMAREGRQPEDFCHRWLTMDAYNDTYAFHINHIPGQKLWEKSLHNRPQAPKFKKMPGAPKKKRRKGVDEGPVGDKKQKITKMKRVYKEGSCRHCDGKGHDKRNCAKKKADDEVAAVAAAASEANTGN from the exons ATGAAAATTCAGAGAGCTAAGAAGGAAGCCTGGGAGTACCTTGCCAAATGGCGAAGAGATGCATGGAGTCGGGCCTTCTTCCCTACCCAACAAAAATGTGACAACATATGTAACAATGCTTGCGAAGTATTCAATGCAAGAATCAAGGAAGCAAGGGCTAAACCAATTATCACACTACTCGAGGAAGTTAGAATGTATATCATGAGGACAATAGCCCGAAACAAAATGAAATTCAAGAACCATGTTGGGTTACTACCCCCTATTCAACGTAGCCGCTTGGAAAAGATCAGGAATGCTTCAAAGAATTGGCTGCCAATGTGGTCCGGAGATGCGAACTATGAACAATTCGAGGTACATAGGTGGCCGACAAACATGGTAGTGGACTTGGGAAAGGCAATATGCACCTGTGGACTTTGGCAACTAAGTG AGATGCCCTGTGTCCATGCTTGTGCTTCAATGGCAAGGGAAGGCAGGCAGCCCGAAGACTTCTGTCATAGATGGTTGACAATGGATGCATACAATGACACTTATGCATTCCATATCAATCATATTCCTGGCCAGAAACTATGGGAGAAGTCTCTTCACAATAGACCACAAGCACCCAAATTTAAGAAGATGCCAGGGGCAcccaagaagaaaagaagaaagggagTTGATGAAGGCCCGGTTGGAGACAAGAAGCAGAAGATCACCAAGATGAAGAGGGTATATAAAGAGGGTTCATGCCGTCATTGTGATGGCAAGGGTCACGACAAGAGAAATTGTGCTAAGAAGAAGGCTGACGACGAGGTTGCAGCTGTGGCAGCTGCTGCTAGTGAAGCTAATACAGGAAATTAG